The region GAATATCGCCCGAAATACAGCCATTGACTCCCTACGTTCCCGTAAAACACAACCCTTTGCGGCAATCCGAACCGACGAAGACAACGTACATATTGTTGACCGGCAGCACAACACTGAGCAACCCAATCCTGATCACATTGGCGTTAAAGAAGTGGTTAGCCAGTTAAGGCCTGAACGAAAACAGCTAATTGATCTGGTTTACTTTGGCGGATACACTCACGAAGAGGCCGCCGAAGAATTGAATCTACCATTAGGCACGGTTAAAACCCGTGTACGAGCTGCCTTGCAGGAATTAAAGCAACTATTCAAATCATGAACGTCACAGAATACATAGCGTCTGGTATCTTAGAGTCTTACGTCATGGGTGCGGTGAGCGACCAGGAACGACGCGAGGTCGAGTGCCTGTCTTCTATATATCCTGATATAAGACGCGAACTTGATCAGTTGTCTGAAGTTCTGGAAGACTACGCCCTTTCGCATAGTGTAGAACCACCCGCATCGTTGAGGTCGAAGATTCTCAGCCAGATAGAGTTCAAAGAGCCGGAGAAGCAGGAAACTATTGTCAGACCTCTACCGGTAGATGTGCCAACAACAACCGGCCTTGCCTTCCGTATGTCCTGGGTCGTAGCCGCTTCTATGGGGCTACTATTATTGCTTTTTTCATTCTTTCTGCTCTCGCAGTTGCGCTCAAATCAACGAACGCTGGCTTCTATACGAACCAGTAACGATCGGATGCAGGCCGAGATTCGCCAGTTGAGGGAAAAGAAAAACCAGACAGATCAGCTACTGGCTCTGGTTCGTCAGCCGGGTACCCGAACACTGAAGCTACAGGGAAATGAGAAAGCTCCCAATGGCAACATGCTTATTTTCTGGAACAGCAGCACCCAGCAAGTAGCCGTTCAGGTACAGTCAATGCCACCCCTACCTGCCGATAAACAATACCAGCTCTGGTCGATGGTCGACGGAAAACCCGTTGATGCAGGGGTGTTTGATGGGTCTACTTCGTCCGATCAGATCCAACGATTGAACCGGCAGGTCGGGCGCGCCGATGCGTTTGCTGTGACCATCGAAAAACGGGGCGGCAGTCCAACTCCCACCCTGTCAACCTTACTGGCTATGGCGCCGGTCAATGCCTGAACGCAGCCTTTCCGTTTGGTGTTATTATCGTAAGCAGTTCGAACACACGGCTGTAGCTCCCCTATTCACGCCATTGAGCTGCGATTTTTGTCAACATTACTACAAAAAAACGTCATGAAACTTGCCCTGATTGCCATTTTAAGCAGTTGCCTGCTCGTAAGTCTGGCTTTTACCTCAGACGATACGCCACCGCGCCGGGTTGTAAAAACCGATGCCGAATGGAAAAAGATTCTTACCCCCAACCAAT is a window of Spirosoma linguale DSM 74 DNA encoding:
- a CDS encoding Anti-sigma-K factor RskA (PFAM: Anti-sigma-K factor RskA~KEGG: reu:Reut_A0696 transmembrane protein) codes for the protein MNVTEYIASGILESYVMGAVSDQERREVECLSSIYPDIRRELDQLSEVLEDYALSHSVEPPASLRSKILSQIEFKEPEKQETIVRPLPVDVPTTTGLAFRMSWVVAASMGLLLLLFSFFLLSQLRSNQRTLASIRTSNDRMQAEIRQLREKKNQTDQLLALVRQPGTRTLKLQGNEKAPNGNMLIFWNSSTQQVAVQVQSMPPLPADKQYQLWSMVDGKPVDAGVFDGSTSSDQIQRLNRQVGRADAFAVTIEKRGGSPTPTLSTLLAMAPVNA
- a CDS encoding RNA polymerase, sigma-24 subunit, ECF subfamily (TIGRFAM: RNA polymerase sigma factor, sigma-70 family~PFAM: sigma-70 region 2 domain protein; Sigma-70 region 4 type 2; sigma-70 region 4 domain protein~KEGG: mpt:Mpe_A3547 putative RNA polymerase sigma-E factor sigma-24), with amino-acid sequence MKRQSSLVSESVLIEKLTQRDQQAFQWLYDQYSPALYGVVLRIVRDDEQAADLLQDIFVKIWKNLDAYDAGKGRLFTWMLNIARNTAIDSLRSRKTQPFAAIRTDEDNVHIVDRQHNTEQPNPDHIGVKEVVSQLRPERKQLIDLVYFGGYTHEEAAEELNLPLGTVKTRVRAALQELKQLFKS